A single Carassius carassius chromosome 3, fCarCar2.1, whole genome shotgun sequence DNA region contains:
- the LOC132127977 gene encoding uncharacterized protein LOC132127977 produces the protein MASSDWSVSGSSSPTLCTPPNSSSSQLSTISSCSSQGRNSEQINRPSTSQIMKTWPETFQVPWEQMPQEIRSAIADGKRPKPVERRQMVRVLADEMRRYEANPTRAQCLTVVRNIIRQYPKIFADIAPDGSLLCGGYTSLLIQLKNRIENVNRDGSFSCHRSSTGKRGPTDTYGCTRFQPELPPEETDDTVEQHRQRLEEIYRQEGAGGAERAEVKNLMELTFTLQRRHINTLPPPDIEDMKSKWPFLFMPRYIYAHFELLTDINVLRSLELSMEECGRAITEYFRGKPTNKDVKDILSNGEDNEMALRVVQLLMAHFGEDLTGLILLTDVSFIFYLATKG, from the coding sequence ATGGCGAGTAGTGATTGGTCGGTGTCTGGGTCTTCATCACCAACATTATGCACTCCGCCTAATTCTAGCTCATCACAGCTATCGACCATTTCATCATGTTCAAGCCAGGGAAGAAACAGCGAGCAAATCAACAGACCTTCCACATCTCAGATAATGAAAACATGGCCAGAAACATTTCAGGTCCCTTGGGAACAAATGCCACAGGAAATTCGTTCTGCTATTGCAGATGGCAAGAGACCTAAACCAGTTGAGCGACGCCAAATGGTACGAGTACTCGCGGATGAAATGAGAAGGTATGAAGCTAACCCCACTCGCGCACAGTGCCTAACTGTGGTTCGAAATATCATCAGGCAGTACCCAAAGATTTTTGCTGATATTGCACCAGATGGGTCACTTCTGTGTGGAGGTTATACATCACTTTTGATTCAATTGAAAAACCGCATTGAGAATGTGAACCGTGACGGAAGCTTCTCATGCCACCGATCCTCTACAGGCAAGAGGGGTCCAACTGACACATATGGTTGTACACGTTTTCAGCCAGAGCTACCCCCAGAAGAAACCGATGACACTGTGGAGCAGCACCGCCAGAGACTGGAGGAGATTTACAGACAAGAGGGTGCAGGTGGAGCAGAAagagcagaagttaaaaatctaATGGAGCTCACATTCACTCTACAACGTCGCCATATAAATACACTTCCACCACCTGACATTGAAGATATGAAAAGCAAATGGCCTTTTCTTTTCATGCCAAGGTATATATACGCACATTTTGAGTTGCTCACAGACATCAATGTGCTTCGTAGCTTGGAACTCAGTATGGAGGAATGTGGAAGAGCCATCACAGAATACTTCAGGGGAAAACCTACCAACAAAGATGTCAAGGATATCCTCTCTAATGGTGAAGATAATGAGATGGCACTTCGTGTTGTTCAATTGCTCATGGCACACTTTGGAGAGGACCTAACCGGACTGATCCTCCTTACAgatgtaagttttattttttatttagccacAAAAGGGTGA